Proteins encoded in a region of the Ranitomeya imitator isolate aRanImi1 chromosome 9, aRanImi1.pri, whole genome shotgun sequence genome:
- the PHAF1 gene encoding phagosome assembly factor 1: protein MLDLEVVPERSLGNQQWEFTLGMPLAQAVSILQKHCRTIRNVQNLYSEQCPLNHDLILSLTQDGIKLLFDAYNQRLKVIEVYDLSKVKLKYCGVHFNSQAITPTIEQIDQSFGATHPGVYNSAEQLFHLNFRGLSFSFQLDSWTEAPKYEPNFAHGLASIQIPHGAMVKRMYIYSGNSLQDTKAPPMPLSCYLGNVYAESVDVLRDASGPLGLRLRLISTGCGPGVMAEAKTRMSERCVHFGDSCQDVLSTLGAPHKIFYKSEDKMKIHSPSPHKQVPAKCNDYFYNYFTLGVDILFDANTHSAKKFVLHTNYPGHYNFNIYHRCDFRIPLIVKKDNSETQTEICTTYSKWDSIQEHLGHPMEKPVVLHRSSSPNNTNPFGSTFCFGLQRMIFEVMQNNHIASVTLYGAPRSAAHQKAPELSQ, encoded by the exons ATGCTGGATCTGGAGGTTGTGCCAGAGAGATCCCTGGGCAACCAGCAATGGGAATTTACATTAG GCATGCCCCTGGCTCAGGCAGTGTCCATCCTCCAGAAGCATTGCAGGACCATCCGAAATGTGCAGAACCTCTATAGCGAGCAG TGTCCTCTGAATCACGACCTCATCCTCAGCCTGACTCAGGACGGGATCAAACTGCTGTTTGATGCTTATAATCAAAGGCTAAAG GTGATAGAAGTCTACGATTTGTCAAAAGTGAAATTAAAATACTG TGGGGTTCACTTCAACTCGCAGGCCATAACTCCCACCATAGAGCAGATAGATCAGTCGTTCGGAGCTACGCATCCTGGAG tatataactcagcagAACAACTGTTCCACCTCAACTTCCGTGGTTTATCTTTCTCCTTTCAACTGGATTCTTGGACAGAAGCTCCCAAATACGAG CCCAATTTTGCGCATGGATTAGCGTCAATTCAGATACCGCATGGAGCCATGGTGAAACGCATGTACATCTACAGCGGGAACAGCCTGCAAGATACAAA GGCCCCTCCTATGCCTCTGAGCTGCTACCTGGGCAATGTGTATGCAGAAAGTGTCGATGTCCTGCGGGATGCATCTGGCCCTTTAGGACTGAGGCTTCGTCTCATCAGCAcag GCTGTGGTCCTGGAGTGATGGCGGAGGCAAAGACGCGGATGTCTGAGCGCTGTGTACATTTTGGAGACTCCTGCCAGGATGTGTTGAGCACTCTCGGTGCCCCCCACAAAATCTTCTACAAGTCTGAGGATAAA ATGAAGATTCATTCCCCGTCCCCCCACAAACAGGTTCCTGCCAAGTGCAACGATTATTTCTATAATTATTTCACCCTGGGAGTG GATATTCTATTTGATGCAAATACCCACAGCGCCAAGAAGTTTGTATTGCACACGAATTATCCAGGACATTACAATTTTAATAT ATATCATCGTTGTGATTTCCGGATTCCGTTAATAGTGAAGAAAG ACAACTCTGAAACACAGACTGAAATCTGCACCACGTACAGCAAG tgGGACAGCATTCAAGAACACTTGGGCCATCCTATGGAGAAGCCAGTTGTCCTTCACAG ATCTTCCTCGCCAAATAACACAAACCCATTTGGATCAACTTTTTGTTTTGGTCTACAGAGGATGATTTTCGAG gtCATGCAAAACAACCATATAGCATCAGTTACCCTTTACGGAGCGCCAAGATCCGCTGCGCATCAGAAAGCACCTGAGCTGAGCCAGTGA